The following are encoded together in the Defluviitalea raffinosedens genome:
- a CDS encoding RluA family pseudouridine synthase, whose amino-acid sequence MKEDTGEQMKEIHITQNDSNQRLDKFLMKYLNQSSKGFIYKMLRKKRIKYNGKKGEGNEKLQIGDIIQLYLADETIDQFRVQKYVRKVNKTFSVIFEDEHILLCNKPLGLLVHPDKNNDKNTLMDEVLSYLVDKGDYNPKKATGFTPAICNRLDRNTSGIIIVGKSLNALQTMNQMIKENKIQKYYLTIVKGVIKTPGVLKGYHKKNIKSNEVEIIDAYEEGSKYVETHYRPIVSNSHYTLLEIQLITGRSHQIRAHLSKINHPIIGDSKYGDNKVNAYFKAKYHLKHQFLHAYKVKFTECPEEFKYLENHSFKAELPYIYREICDKEKLKIDF is encoded by the coding sequence ATGAAAGAAGATACGGGTGAGCAGATGAAAGAGATACACATTACACAGAATGATTCCAATCAACGTTTGGATAAATTTTTAATGAAATATTTGAACCAGAGTTCTAAGGGATTCATATACAAAATGCTTAGAAAAAAGCGGATTAAATATAATGGTAAAAAGGGAGAAGGAAATGAAAAACTCCAAATAGGTGATATCATACAGTTGTACCTAGCAGATGAGACAATTGATCAATTTCGTGTGCAAAAATATGTCCGTAAAGTCAACAAAACATTTTCAGTCATATTTGAAGATGAGCATATCTTGCTGTGCAATAAACCTTTAGGGCTTCTTGTTCATCCAGATAAAAATAATGATAAAAATACATTGATGGATGAAGTTTTGTCTTATTTAGTAGATAAAGGAGACTACAACCCTAAAAAAGCTACGGGTTTTACGCCTGCTATTTGTAATCGTCTAGACAGAAATACCAGTGGGATCATTATTGTGGGGAAATCGCTCAACGCACTTCAAACGATGAATCAGATGATTAAAGAGAATAAAATCCAAAAGTATTATTTAACCATTGTAAAAGGTGTTATAAAAACACCGGGAGTTTTAAAAGGCTATCATAAGAAGAACATAAAATCAAATGAAGTAGAAATCATTGATGCGTACGAAGAGGGAAGCAAATATGTTGAAACCCATTACAGGCCCATAGTAAGCAATTCTCATTATACGCTTTTAGAAATACAACTTATTACAGGAAGATCCCATCAAATTCGAGCCCATCTTTCTAAAATAAACCATCCGATTATTGGAGATAGTAAGTACGGAGACAATAAAGTTAATGCTTATTTTAAAGCCAAATATCATTTGAAACATCAGTTTTTACATGCCTATAAAGTAAAGTTTACAGAATGCCCTGAGGAATTCAAGTACTTGGAAAATCATAGTTTTAAAGCAGAATTGCCCTATATATACAGAGAGATTTGCGACAAAGAAAAATTAAAGATTGATTTTTAA